A stretch of the Aegilops tauschii subsp. strangulata cultivar AL8/78 chromosome 4, Aet v6.0, whole genome shotgun sequence genome encodes the following:
- the LOC109762028 gene encoding protein FAR1-RELATED SEQUENCE 5-like, producing the protein MRCCKAQRNKKGKGDAPVVPERKRGIIVKTECPVRCKLNVDGAPWVVTKYFDEHNHELIKKFDLVKFLTAHRGFTPLEKKFIKLLHDCNVGPSRMVQILSLIHSKRGSLSSMPYLPADVTNLKAKYRRESKLADIEATIAYFDEKAKEDQDFFYRIILDDEDRVRNMYWVDGAARRAYKHFRDCISFDATYLTNMYKMPCAPFIGINNHNQPLQFGCGLVRSEDTDGYVWLFKTFLECMGGLAPMNIITDQDFSMRAGIEEVFPLAVHMHCRWHIIKKAEETLGPFFADCPDLHKAFELCVDHSLTVEEFERSWMAMIETYQVQDHETLASLWEKRMYWVPAYFMQCFFPFLHTTQRSEGFNAVLKRYVSPGNSLLQFAKQYTDLQQKILGSELQQEANTALKQPKLLTYLPMERQMSKIYTNTIFNK; encoded by the coding sequence ATGAGGTGCTGCAAGGCACAAAGAAACAAGAAGGGCAAAGGTGATGCGCCTGTCGTTCCGGAACGAAAGAGAGGTATCATTGTCAAGACGGAATGCCCTGTCCGGTGTAAGCTGAACGTAGATGGAGCACCGTGGGTGGTCACTAAATATTTTGACGAGCACAACCACGAGCTAATAAAGAAGTTTGACCTGGTAAAATTTCTGACCGCCCACAGAGGATTCACCCCCCTCGAGAAGAAATTCATAAAGCTGCTACATGATTGTAACGTCGGTCCATCAAGAATGGTGCAGATACTCTCCCTCATCCACAGCAAAAGGGGGTCTCTGAGTAGCATGCCCTACCTACCAGCAGATGTCACAAACCTAAAGGCAAAGTACCGTAGAGAAAGCAAGTTGGCTGACATAGAAGCCACGATAGCCTACTTCGATGAGAAAGCGAAAGAAGATCAAGATTTCTTCTACAGGATAATATTGGACGATGAGGACCGTGTCAGGAACATGTATTGGGTGGATGGTGCTGCAAGAAGAGCCTACAAACATTTCCGAGACTGCATTTCTTTCGACGCGACATATCTCACTAATATGTACAAGATGCCATGCGCTCCATTCATAGGAATAAATAACCACAATCAGCCATTGCAGTTCGGATGCGGGCTCGTTCGGAGCGAAGACACGGATGGGTACGTTTGGCTGTTCAAGACCTTCTTGGAGTGCATGGGTGGACTTGCTCCGATGAACATAATAACAGACCAGGATTTTAGCATGCGTGCAGGCATAGAGGAGGTCTTTCCGTTGGCAGTGCACATGCACTGCAGGTGGCACATTATAAAGAAGGCTGAGGAGACACTAGGACCGTTCTTTGCTGACTGTCCAGACCTGCACAAGGCATTCGAGCTGTGCGTGGACCACAGCTTGACGGTGGAGGAGTTTGAAAGGAGCTGGATGGCTATGATTGAAACATATCAAGTCCAAGACCACGAGACGCTTGCTAGCTTGTGGGAGAAGCGAATGTACTGGGTGCCGGCCTACTTCATGCAGTGCTTCTTCCCGTTTCTGCATACTACACAGCGCAGTGAGGGGTTCAATGCTGTTTTGAAGCGGTACGTGAGCCCTGGCAACTCATTGCTACAGTTTGCCAAGCAGTACACCGATTTGCAACAAAAAATACTGGGATCCGAGCTACAGCAAGAAGCAAACACCGCGCTCAAGCAGCCAAAATTGCTAACGTATTTACCAATGGAGAGGCAGATGAGCAAGATATACACCAACACGATTTTTAATAAGTAA
- the LOC120963447 gene encoding uncharacterized protein: MTNMVHIDEKWFDMTRVKNSYYVLPGEPEPKRTVSNTHSIGKVMFLTVVARPRYNNEGELTFDGKIGIWAFVEETEAKQTSQNRTKGTKVLTSVKVTRPVCRDYLINKVIPAIQDKWPDDDEGATIFIQQDNAKPHVLPNDVAFREAVEQTDLDIRLLQQPPNSPELNCLDLCFHNSLQSLTDCRSPTNIQELVQGVEEEFENYDPDKLHISFITLEAVMFEVIKDKGGNQFKLPHLHKDRFQNAGLEITSVYCDSRVVVDTRVIIEEMEIAIGKENERKELAREGKRKKSKGKGREEVARERKRM; the protein is encoded by the coding sequence ATGACGAATATGGTTCACATCGATGAGAAGTGGTTCGACATGACGAGAGTGAAGAATAGTTACTATGTACTTCCAGGAGAACCTGAACCGAAGCGCACCGTGTCAAACACTCACAGCATTGGGAAGGTAATGTTCCTAACAGTTGTTGCTAGGCCTCGATATAACAATGAGGGGGAGCTAACATTCGATGGGAAGATCGGCATTTGGGCATTCGTCGAAGAGACTGAGGCGAAGCAGACAAGTCAGAACAGAACAAAGGGAACAAAAGTGTTGACATCAGTGAAAGTAACCAGGCCTGTGTGCAGAGATTATCTAATCAATAAGGTTATCCCGGCAATTCAGGATAAGTGGCCTGACGATGATGAGGGAGCAACAATATTCATCCAACAGGATAACGCAAAGCCTCATGTCCTTCCCAATGATGTAGCTTTTCGAGAAGCTGTGGAACAAACTGATCTTGACATCCGATTGCTACAACAGCCCCCAAATAGCCCTGAGTTAAATTGTCTGGACCTATGCTTCCATAACTCTCTCCAGTCTCTAACCGACTGCAGGTCACCTACAAACATCCAGGAACTGGTACAGGGTGTGGAAGAGGAATTCGAGAACTACGATCCCGACAAGTTGCACATAAGCTTTATCACATTAGAAGCAGTTATGTTTGAAGTTATTAAGGACAAAGGAGGAAATCAATTTAAGTTGCCCCACTTGCACAAGGATCGCTTTCAGAATGCTGGACTGGAAATAACCAGTGTATATTGCGACAGTCGGGTAGTTGTTGATACTAGGGTCATTATAGAAGAAATGGAAATTGCAATAGGAAAAGAAAATGAAAGGAAAGAATTAGCTAGAGAAGggaaaagaaagaaaagtaaAGGAAAGGGAAGGGAAGAAGTGGCCAGAGAAAGGAAAAGAATGTAG